The Pseudomonas sp. TH06 genome has a window encoding:
- a CDS encoding DNA polymerase III subunit chi produces MTKVDFYILPSADPSARLDFACKLTEKAWRMGHRIYLHCSDAAQRDELDARLWAFKGESFVPHGPADSEPDGLIVLGLGDDCGEHQDLLVNLDLKVPAFANKFARVAEVVVEDPTIRAAARESFRFYREQGYPLQDHRLQRL; encoded by the coding sequence ATGACCAAAGTCGACTTCTATATCCTGCCCAGCGCCGATCCGTCGGCACGCCTGGATTTTGCCTGCAAGCTCACCGAAAAAGCCTGGCGCATGGGCCACCGCATCTACCTGCATTGCAGCGACGCGGCCCAGCGTGATGAACTCGATGCGCGCCTGTGGGCCTTCAAGGGCGAAAGCTTCGTGCCCCACGGCCCTGCCGACAGCGAACCGGACGGTTTGATTGTGTTGGGTTTGGGCGATGACTGCGGCGAGCATCAGGATTTGCTGGTCAATCTCGACCTGAAAGTCCCGGCCTTCGCCAACAAGTTCGCCCGGGTGGCGGAAGTGGTGGTTGAAGACCCGACCATTCGAGCCGCGGCGCGGGAGAGTTTTCGCTTCTACCGCGAACAGGGCTATCCTCTGCAAGATCACCGTTTACAGCGACTCTGA
- a CDS encoding DNA polymerase III subunit chi, whose protein sequence is MDTPKPQQKSAHLLDDLESIRQLLGDDNLQPPLLTDTVDDGEQEQIPMLFDSVGNEPPAVEPPPAPAPTPAAKPAPPVDKGPDALLHLDSELRAAAQLIMQDVIDDFAPHIETEIKRRLEARMERLLSQYE, encoded by the coding sequence ATGGACACTCCGAAACCGCAGCAAAAGTCCGCTCACCTGCTGGACGATCTCGAATCGATCCGTCAGTTGCTCGGCGACGACAACCTGCAACCGCCACTGCTGACCGATACGGTCGATGACGGTGAACAGGAACAGATTCCGATGCTGTTCGACTCGGTTGGCAACGAGCCGCCGGCTGTCGAACCGCCACCCGCTCCCGCCCCGACACCCGCTGCGAAACCGGCGCCCCCTGTGGATAAAGGTCCGGACGCCCTGCTGCATCTGGACAGCGAACTGCGCGCCGCCGCGCAATTGATCATGCAAGACGTGATCGACGACTTCGCCCCGCACATCGAAACCGAAATCAAACGCCGCCTCGAGGCGCGGATGGAACGGCTACTCAGCCAGTACGAATAA
- a CDS encoding nuclear transport factor 2 family protein, with protein sequence MSEAHAALITRFYQAFQRLDAEGMAACYTDDVVFSDPAFGELRGRDAGDMWRMLTTRAKDFSLTFDNVRADERSGGAHWVATYLFSQTGNVVINDIQARFVFRDGKICEHHDHFDLWRWSRQALGFKGLLLGWTPLVRNAVRAQALKGLKAFQAGR encoded by the coding sequence ATGAGTGAAGCCCACGCCGCGTTGATCACCCGCTTCTACCAAGCCTTCCAGCGTCTCGATGCCGAAGGCATGGCCGCGTGCTACACCGATGACGTGGTCTTCAGCGATCCGGCCTTCGGCGAATTGCGCGGCCGTGATGCCGGCGACATGTGGCGCATGCTCACCACCCGGGCAAAAGACTTCTCACTGACCTTCGACAACGTCCGCGCCGACGAGCGCAGCGGTGGCGCCCATTGGGTGGCGACGTATCTGTTCAGCCAGACCGGCAACGTCGTTATCAACGATATCCAGGCGCGTTTCGTCTTCCGCGACGGCAAGATCTGCGAGCATCACGACCACTTCGACCTGTGGCGCTGGTCGCGTCAGGCCCTGGGTTTCAAAGGCCTGCTGCTCGGCTGGACGCCGCTGGTGCGCAACGCCGTGCGGGCGCAGGCACTGAAGGGACTGAAGGCATTTCAGGCCGGTCGCTGA
- a CDS encoding glutathione S-transferase family protein — protein MSELILHHYPTSPFAEKARLLLGFKGLSWRSVYISPVMPKPDLTALTGGYRKTPVLQIGADIYCDTSLIARRLEQEKALPSFFPEGREMITASFATWVDSVVFQHAVSLVFQPESVAVRFGKLPPEAIKAFLADRAGLFSGGSATRLSAEQAKHQWPTIMARLEQQLQREQGDFLFGEPSIADFALAHPLWFLKATHVTAPLVDDYPAVAAWLGRVLGFGHGAASAMTAEEALEVARNATPAALPDEQFVDPNGFKAGQQVAIAATDYGVDPVVGELVFAGREDLILRREDERGGVVHVHFPRFGFRIEAR, from the coding sequence ATGTCCGAGTTGATTCTCCATCATTACCCGACCTCTCCATTTGCCGAGAAGGCCCGCCTGTTGTTGGGGTTCAAGGGCTTGTCCTGGCGCTCGGTGTACATTTCGCCGGTGATGCCAAAACCTGATCTGACGGCGCTGACGGGCGGCTACCGCAAAACGCCGGTGCTGCAGATCGGCGCCGATATTTATTGCGACACTTCGTTGATCGCGCGACGTCTGGAGCAGGAAAAGGCGCTGCCGTCGTTCTTTCCCGAAGGTCGGGAAATGATTACCGCGAGTTTCGCGACCTGGGTCGACTCGGTGGTGTTCCAGCATGCCGTCAGCCTGGTGTTTCAGCCTGAGTCGGTGGCGGTGCGTTTCGGCAAGTTACCGCCGGAAGCAATCAAAGCGTTTCTCGCAGACCGCGCCGGGCTGTTCAGCGGTGGCAGTGCAACCCGCTTGTCTGCCGAGCAGGCCAAGCATCAATGGCCGACGATCATGGCCCGTCTGGAGCAGCAGCTACAGCGTGAGCAGGGTGACTTCCTGTTCGGTGAGCCGTCGATTGCCGACTTTGCACTGGCGCACCCACTGTGGTTCCTCAAGGCGACCCATGTGACCGCACCGCTGGTGGACGACTATCCGGCAGTCGCCGCGTGGCTGGGGCGCGTGTTGGGTTTTGGGCATGGCGCGGCGAGCGCGATGACGGCCGAGGAGGCGCTGGAGGTGGCGCGGAATGCGACGCCGGCGGCGTTGCCGGATGAGCAATTCGTTGATCCGAACGGCTTCAAGGCTGGGCAGCAAGTGGCGATTGCCGCGACAGATTACGGCGTTGATCCGGTGGTGGGAGAGTTGGTGTTTGCCGGTCGCGAGGATTTGATCCTGCGCCGTGAAGACGAGCGTGGTGGCGTGGTGCATGTGCACTTCCCGCGCTTTGGATTCCGTATCGAAGCACGCTGA
- a CDS encoding CynX/NimT family MFS transporter, with protein MNLETEKSMSRNEISTPPKLEELLIDAEADDEQVQQSHPLVRRPWLLLLGLILVALNLRPALSSMAPLLSDVSKSLGLSAAQAGLLTTLPVLCLGLFAPLAPILARRFGAERVVLGILLTLAGGIILRSNFGEIGLFAGSVLGGASIGIIGVLLPGIVKRDFAKHAGTMTGVYTMALCLGAAMAAGSSVPLSEHFDHSWAMGLGFWVIPALVAAVFWLPQVGQKHGAHNVAYRVRGLLRDPLAWQVTLYMGLQSSLAYIVFGWLPSILIGRGLTPTQAGLVLSGSVIIQLASSLAAPWLATRGKDQRLAIVVVMALTLGGLFGCLYAPIEGLWGWAILLGLGQGGTFSLALTLIVLRSRDSHVAANLSSMSQGFGYTLASMGPFAVGIVHDWTGGWNAVGWIFGIIGTGAIIAGLGAGRALYVQVQSEKI; from the coding sequence ATGAACCTTGAAACCGAGAAATCCATGTCCCGCAACGAGATATCCACACCCCCGAAACTTGAAGAGCTGCTGATCGATGCCGAGGCCGATGACGAGCAGGTGCAGCAAAGCCACCCGCTGGTGCGCCGTCCGTGGCTGCTGCTGTTGGGGTTGATTCTGGTGGCGCTGAACCTGCGTCCGGCGCTGTCGAGCATGGCGCCGCTGCTCAGTGACGTGTCGAAAAGTCTGGGGCTGTCCGCCGCTCAGGCCGGATTGCTGACCACGCTGCCGGTGCTTTGCCTGGGGTTGTTCGCCCCGCTGGCGCCGATTCTGGCTCGGCGTTTCGGTGCCGAGCGCGTGGTACTGGGCATTCTGCTGACCCTCGCTGGCGGCATTATCCTGCGCAGCAACTTCGGTGAAATCGGCCTGTTTGCCGGCAGCGTCCTGGGCGGCGCGAGCATCGGCATCATCGGCGTATTGCTGCCGGGCATTGTCAAACGCGACTTTGCCAAACACGCCGGCACCATGACCGGTGTCTACACCATGGCCTTGTGTCTGGGCGCGGCCATGGCGGCGGGTTCGAGCGTGCCGCTGAGCGAACATTTCGATCACAGCTGGGCCATGGGGCTCGGTTTCTGGGTAATTCCGGCACTGGTGGCGGCGGTGTTCTGGTTGCCGCAAGTCGGGCAGAAACACGGTGCACACAATGTTGCTTATCGCGTGCGCGGTCTGCTGCGTGATCCGCTGGCCTGGCAGGTGACCTTGTACATGGGCCTGCAATCGTCGCTGGCCTACATCGTGTTCGGCTGGTTGCCGTCGATCCTGATCGGTCGTGGTCTGACGCCGACTCAAGCGGGTCTAGTGCTGTCCGGCTCGGTGATCATCCAGCTCGCCAGTTCGCTCGCCGCACCGTGGCTGGCGACACGCGGCAAGGATCAGCGTCTGGCGATCGTGGTGGTGATGGCGTTGACCCTTGGCGGCCTGTTCGGTTGCCTGTACGCGCCGATCGAAGGTCTGTGGGGCTGGGCGATTCTGCTGGGTCTGGGGCAGGGCGGTACGTTCAGCCTGGCGCTGACCCTGATCGTGCTGCGCTCGCGGGATTCGCACGTTGCGGCGAACCTGTCGAGCATGTCACAGGGGTTCGGTTACACGCTGGCATCGATGGGGCCGTTCGCGGTTGGCATCGTGCATGACTGGACCGGTGGCTGGAATGCGGTGGGCTGGATTTTTGGCATCATCGGAACCGGTGCGATCATCGCCGGCCTCGGCGCCGGGCGTGCGTTGTACGTGCAAGTGCAAAGCGAGAAGATCTGA
- the rlmF gene encoding 23S rRNA (adenine(1618)-N(6))-methyltransferase RlmF, whose protein sequence is MNAPRTPKPARKKPDSATPAKAVEPRKEASLHPRNRHQGRYDFPALIKTTPELAKFVIINPYGKESIDFASPDAVRVFNRALLKSFYGIQHWDIPADYLCPPVPGRADYVHFLADLLASMNDGKVPRGAIVNVLDIGMGANCVYPLIGNSEYRWHFLGSEIDPTAVAAATAIVQSNDLNKVIKLRQQENRKHILIGLLEPGERFDLTMCNPPFHASMDEATKGSERKWRALGKADPKRKLPVLNFGGQSAELWCEGGEARFVTQLIAESANFQHKVLWFSTLVSKASNLPAIETALKKAGVLESQVVEMSQGQKQSRFVAWTFQTKSEQQIWRRERWTR, encoded by the coding sequence ATGAACGCCCCCCGCACACCGAAACCTGCGCGCAAAAAGCCTGACTCCGCGACCCCGGCCAAAGCCGTTGAACCGCGTAAAGAGGCCAGCCTGCACCCGCGCAATCGCCATCAGGGTCGTTACGACTTCCCGGCGCTGATCAAGACCACGCCAGAACTGGCGAAGTTCGTGATCATCAATCCGTACGGCAAGGAAAGCATCGACTTCGCCAGCCCCGACGCGGTACGGGTGTTCAACCGGGCGCTGCTCAAGTCGTTTTATGGCATTCAGCATTGGGACATTCCGGCCGATTATCTCTGCCCACCGGTCCCGGGGCGTGCCGATTACGTGCACTTCCTCGCTGACCTGCTGGCCAGCATGAATGATGGCAAGGTCCCGCGTGGTGCGATCGTCAACGTGCTGGACATCGGCATGGGCGCCAACTGCGTTTATCCGCTGATCGGTAACAGCGAATACCGCTGGCACTTCCTCGGCTCGGAGATCGACCCGACGGCCGTTGCGGCTGCCACGGCCATCGTCCAGTCCAACGATCTGAACAAGGTCATCAAGCTGCGCCAGCAGGAGAACCGCAAGCACATCCTGATTGGTCTGTTGGAACCGGGCGAGCGCTTTGACCTGACCATGTGCAACCCGCCGTTCCACGCCTCGATGGACGAAGCGACCAAGGGCAGCGAGCGTAAATGGCGCGCCTTGGGCAAGGCTGATCCGAAACGCAAACTGCCGGTGCTGAACTTCGGCGGGCAGTCGGCCGAGCTGTGGTGTGAAGGTGGCGAAGCACGTTTCGTGACGCAATTGATCGCCGAGAGCGCGAATTTCCAGCACAAAGTGCTGTGGTTCAGCACCCTGGTGTCGAAAGCCTCGAACCTGCCAGCCATCGAAACCGCACTGAAAAAGGCCGGCGTACTGGAAAGTCAGGTTGTGGAGATGTCGCAGGGGCAGAAGCAGAGCCGTTTCGTCGCCTGGACCTTCCAGACCAAGTCCGAACAGCAGATCTGGCGCCGCGAGCGCTGGACCCGCTAA
- a CDS encoding type II toxin-antitoxin system MqsR family toxin: MEKNTPHYDLAVIKEDVRRLGINAFTKTARKSGRDMGLSLKEMQDVVFELQNRLLYKSMTTYGDHRVWQDVYHITSHDLEIYIKVTYCSGGEPPVISFKEKNP; the protein is encoded by the coding sequence ATGGAGAAGAACACGCCCCATTACGACTTGGCGGTGATCAAGGAGGATGTCAGAAGGCTCGGGATAAACGCGTTTACCAAGACTGCACGCAAAAGCGGTCGGGACATGGGCCTGAGCCTCAAGGAAATGCAGGACGTCGTTTTCGAACTGCAAAACAGGTTGTTGTACAAATCGATGACGACTTATGGCGACCATCGGGTTTGGCAAGACGTGTATCACATCACTTCGCATGATCTGGAGATTTACATCAAGGTCACTTATTGCTCAGGCGGTGAGCCTCCGGTGATCTCCTTCAAGGAGAAAAACCCATGA
- a CDS encoding HU family DNA-binding protein: MALTKDQLIADIAEAIDAPKTTARNALDQLGQIVADQLENGGEITLPGIGKLKVTERPARTGRNPSTGAAIEIPAKKVIKLVVAKGLTDAVNK, translated from the coding sequence ATGGCTCTTACTAAAGACCAACTGATCGCCGACATCGCTGAAGCTATCGACGCGCCGAAAACCACCGCGCGTAACGCTCTGGACCAACTGGGCCAAATCGTTGCTGATCAGCTGGAAAACGGCGGCGAAATCACCTTGCCAGGTATCGGCAAGCTGAAAGTGACCGAGCGTCCTGCCCGCACTGGCCGTAACCCTTCGACTGGCGCTGCCATCGAAATCCCTGCAAAGAAAGTGATCAAGCTGGTTGTGGCCAAAGGCCTGACCGACGCTGTGAACAAGTAA
- a CDS encoding FadR/GntR family transcriptional regulator, producing MSETSPLIKRSLVDQALDQLRQRINSGAWQVGERLPTEPELCAELGISRNTVREAMRVLAFSGLIEIRQGDGSYLRALVDPLDTLKALSRCSLDQARETRHILEVEAIGLAALRRTDEDLTALREALGTSGSHYHGDLDTYIACDLVFHRRLVDAAHNPTLSELYRYFSSIVGAQLRQTLNIVPRRQEVFDLHIDLLDAVEQRDPERAKALSRQLINEP from the coding sequence ATGTCAGAAACTTCTCCACTTATTAAACGATCCCTGGTCGACCAGGCCTTGGATCAACTGCGTCAGCGCATCAACAGCGGTGCCTGGCAGGTTGGCGAGCGTTTGCCGACCGAACCCGAGCTGTGCGCCGAGCTGGGCATCAGCCGCAACACCGTGCGCGAGGCCATGCGCGTGTTGGCGTTTTCCGGGTTGATCGAGATTCGCCAGGGCGACGGCAGTTACTTGCGCGCTCTGGTCGACCCGCTGGACACGCTCAAGGCGTTGTCCCGCTGCTCGCTGGATCAAGCGCGAGAAACCCGGCACATCCTCGAAGTCGAGGCCATCGGCCTGGCGGCCTTGCGCCGTACCGATGAGGACCTCACCGCATTGCGTGAGGCGCTCGGGACCAGCGGTAGCCACTACCACGGCGATCTCGACACCTACATCGCTTGCGATCTGGTGTTCCATCGTCGTTTGGTCGATGCCGCGCACAACCCGACCCTCAGCGAGCTCTATCGCTATTTCTCCAGCATCGTCGGCGCGCAATTGCGTCAGACCCTGAACATCGTCCCGCGCCGTCAGGAAGTGTTCGACCTGCACATCGATTTGCTCGATGCGGTCGAACAACGCGACCCGGAACGGGCCAAAGCCTTGTCGAGGCAGTTGATCAATGAACCTTGA
- a CDS encoding GIY-YIG nuclease family protein, whose translation MTSLSEKSVDVAEPVSKSWFVYLVRAANGSLYCGISDDPVRRFAKHQSGKGARFFLSSPAMALVYTELCRDKSDALRQERLIKKLRKSAKECLVASYQSD comes from the coding sequence GTGACGAGCCTTAGCGAAAAATCTGTCGATGTTGCCGAACCGGTGAGCAAGTCCTGGTTCGTTTACCTCGTTCGTGCGGCCAACGGCTCGTTGTACTGCGGGATCAGCGACGATCCCGTGCGTCGTTTCGCCAAGCATCAGAGCGGCAAAGGCGCGCGATTCTTCCTTTCCAGCCCGGCCATGGCATTGGTCTATACCGAGTTGTGCCGAGATAAAAGCGACGCCTTGCGCCAGGAACGGTTGATCAAGAAACTGCGCAAAAGCGCCAAGGAATGCCTGGTCGCGTCTTATCAATCTGACTGA
- a CDS encoding valine--tRNA ligase, with the protein MDKTYQPHAIETSWYNTWESENYFAPQGAGDSYTIMIPPPNVTGSLHMGHGFNNAIMDALIRFRRMQGRNTLWQPGTDHAGIATQMLVERQLEAQGQNRHDLGREKFLEKVWEWKDQSGGNISRQIRRLGSSVDWSRERFTMDDGLSEAVKEAFVRLHEDGLIYRGKRLVNWDTKLHTAISDLEVENHDEKGFLWNLKYPLADGAKTAEGNDFLIVATTRPETMLGDSAVAVNPNDERYKALIGKFVELPLVGRRIPIIADDYCDPEFGTGCVKITPAHDFNDYEVGKRHNLPLMNIFDKNANVLPAAQVFNLDGTLNESIDGKIPAEFAGLERFEARKQIVAAFDAACLLVSVNDHALKVPKGDRSGTIIEPWLTDQWYVSTKPLAEPAIAAVEDGRIQFVPKQYENMYFSWMRDIQDWCISRQLWWGHRIPAWYDESGKVYVGRDEAEVRAKHNLGPDVALQQDNDVLDTWFSSGLWTFSTLGWPEKTEFLKKFHSTDVLVTGFDIIFFWVARMIMLTMHLIKNEDGTPQVPFKTVYVHGLVRDGQGQKMSKSKGNVLDPLDIIDGIELEELVQKRTSGLMQPKLAKKIEKQTRDEFADGIASYGTDALRFTFCSLASTGRDIKFDMGRVEGYRNFCNKIWNAARYVLDKGEDCGQNGEAYELSLADRWIISQLQRTEAEVTRQLDQFRFDLAAQALYEFIWNQYCDWYLELSKPVLWDENAPIERQRGTRRTLVRVLEVALRLAHPFMPFITEEIWQRIAPLAGIQGKTIMLQPWPVANEERIDPAAENDIEWLKELMLGTRNIRGEMNIGPGKPLPIYLKNVSAEDQRRLTENEALLKKLARLESITVLKAGEEAPLSATALVGEMEVLVPMAGLIDKGAELARLDKEILRLQGEVQRVGGKLSNAGFVDKAPAEVIEKERAKLAEAEQALSKLAEQHARISSL; encoded by the coding sequence ATGGATAAGACCTACCAGCCGCACGCCATTGAAACTTCCTGGTACAACACCTGGGAGTCCGAGAACTACTTCGCACCGCAAGGCGCGGGCGATTCCTACACCATCATGATCCCGCCGCCGAACGTCACCGGCAGCCTGCACATGGGTCACGGTTTCAACAACGCGATCATGGACGCCCTGATCCGTTTCCGCCGCATGCAGGGTCGCAACACCCTGTGGCAGCCGGGCACCGACCACGCCGGTATCGCCACGCAGATGCTGGTGGAGCGTCAACTCGAAGCCCAAGGCCAGAATCGCCACGATCTGGGCCGCGAGAAATTCCTCGAAAAAGTCTGGGAGTGGAAGGATCAGTCGGGCGGCAACATCAGCCGTCAGATCCGTCGCCTCGGCTCGTCCGTCGACTGGAGCCGCGAGCGCTTCACCATGGACGACGGCCTCTCGGAAGCCGTTAAAGAAGCGTTCGTGCGCCTGCACGAAGACGGCCTGATCTATCGCGGCAAGCGTCTGGTCAACTGGGACACCAAACTGCACACGGCGATTTCCGACCTCGAAGTGGAAAACCACGACGAGAAAGGTTTCCTGTGGAACCTGAAGTACCCCTTGGCTGACGGCGCGAAAACCGCTGAAGGCAACGATTTCCTGATCGTCGCGACCACTCGTCCGGAAACCATGCTCGGCGACTCTGCCGTCGCGGTTAACCCGAACGATGAACGCTACAAAGCCTTGATCGGCAAATTTGTCGAGCTGCCGCTGGTTGGCCGCCGCATCCCGATCATCGCCGACGATTACTGCGATCCAGAATTCGGCACCGGTTGCGTGAAAATCACCCCGGCCCACGACTTCAACGACTACGAAGTTGGCAAGCGTCACAACCTGCCGCTGATGAACATCTTCGACAAGAACGCCAACGTGCTGCCAGCCGCCCAGGTGTTCAACCTCGACGGCACGCTGAACGAGAGCATCGACGGCAAGATCCCGGCGGAGTTCGCCGGCCTTGAGCGTTTCGAAGCGCGCAAGCAAATCGTCGCGGCCTTCGATGCCGCCTGCCTGCTGGTCAGCGTCAACGATCACGCCCTGAAAGTGCCGAAGGGCGACCGCTCCGGGACCATCATCGAGCCGTGGCTGACCGACCAGTGGTACGTTTCCACCAAGCCGTTGGCCGAGCCTGCGATTGCCGCCGTTGAAGACGGCCGCATCCAGTTCGTGCCGAAGCAGTACGAAAACATGTACTTCTCGTGGATGCGCGACATCCAGGATTGGTGCATCAGCCGTCAGCTGTGGTGGGGCCACCGGATTCCGGCCTGGTACGACGAGTCGGGCAAGGTCTACGTCGGCCGCGATGAAGCCGAAGTACGTGCCAAGCACAACCTCGGCCCGGACGTTGCGCTGCAACAGGACAACGACGTACTCGACACCTGGTTCAGTTCGGGTCTGTGGACGTTCTCCACCCTCGGCTGGCCGGAAAAAACCGAATTCCTGAAAAAATTCCACTCCACCGACGTTCTGGTCACCGGTTTCGACATCATCTTCTTCTGGGTTGCCCGGATGATCATGCTGACGATGCACCTGATCAAGAACGAGGACGGCACGCCGCAGGTTCCGTTCAAGACCGTTTATGTGCACGGTCTGGTACGTGATGGCCAGGGCCAGAAGATGTCCAAGTCCAAGGGCAACGTCCTTGACCCGCTGGACATCATCGACGGTATCGAACTGGAAGAGCTGGTGCAGAAACGCACTTCCGGCCTGATGCAGCCGAAACTGGCGAAGAAGATCGAGAAGCAGACCCGCGACGAGTTCGCCGACGGCATCGCCAGCTACGGCACCGACGCCCTGCGCTTCACTTTCTGCTCGCTGGCCTCGACCGGCCGCGACATCAAGTTCGACATGGGCCGCGTTGAAGGCTATCGCAACTTCTGCAACAAGATCTGGAACGCCGCGCGTTATGTTCTGGACAAGGGCGAGGACTGCGGCCAGAACGGCGAAGCCTACGAGCTGTCGCTGGCGGATCGCTGGATCATCTCGCAGTTGCAACGCACCGAAGCCGAAGTGACCCGTCAACTCGATCAGTTCCGTTTCGACCTCGCCGCACAAGCGCTGTACGAGTTCATCTGGAACCAGTACTGCGACTGGTACCTGGAATTGTCCAAGCCTGTGCTGTGGGACGAAAACGCGCCGATCGAACGTCAGCGCGGCACCCGTCGCACGCTGGTTCGCGTACTGGAAGTGGCGCTGCGTCTGGCGCATCCGTTCATGCCGTTCATCACTGAAGAAATCTGGCAGCGCATCGCGCCGCTGGCCGGTATTCAGGGCAAGACGATCATGCTGCAACCTTGGCCAGTGGCCAACGAAGAGCGCATCGATCCGGCCGCCGAAAACGACATCGAATGGCTCAAGGAACTGATGCTCGGCACGCGCAACATCCGTGGCGAAATGAACATCGGTCCGGGCAAGCCACTGCCGATATACCTGAAGAACGTCAGCGCTGAAGACCAGCGTCGTCTGACCGAGAACGAAGCGCTGCTGAAGAAGCTCGCGCGTCTGGAATCGATCACCGTTCTGAAGGCTGGCGAAGAAGCGCCGCTGTCCGCCACCGCTCTGGTCGGCGAGATGGAGGTGCTGGTGCCGATGGCCGGTCTGATCGACAAGGGCGCTGAACTGGCGCGTCTGGACAAGGAAATCCTGCGTCTGCAGGGCGAAGTCCAGCGTGTTGGCGGCAAACTGTCCAACGCCGGTTTCGTCGACAAGGCCCCGGCCGAAGTCATCGAGAAGGAGCGCGCCAAACTGGCCGAGGCTGAACAGGCCCTGAGCAAACTGGCCGAGCAACACGCGCGGATTTCCAGCCTGTAA
- the yejK gene encoding nucleoid-associated protein YejK, whose translation MPIRHCIVHLIDKKPDGTPAVLHARDTELAESAAIENMLADLNESYNAKQGKAWGLFHAESGAFPFSGWLKEYMEGGKDFTAFSKVAVEHLQKLMEESNLSVGGHVLFAHYQQGMTDYLAIALLHHSEGVAVTDELDVTPSRHLDLGQLHLAARINVSEWQNNKQSKQYISFIKGKNGKKVSEYFRDFIGCQEGVDGPGETRTLLKAFSDFVESEDLPEESAREKTKTLVDYASSQAKLGEPMGLEELSELIDEERPKAFYDHIRNKDYGLSPEIPADKRTLNQFRRFTGRAEGLSISFEAHLLGSKIEYDEEAGTLVIKGLPTSLTDQLKRRN comes from the coding sequence ATGCCGATCCGTCATTGCATCGTCCACCTGATCGACAAAAAACCCGACGGCACGCCCGCAGTTCTGCACGCCCGTGACACGGAACTGGCCGAGTCTGCAGCCATCGAGAACATGCTCGCCGACCTCAACGAGAGCTATAACGCCAAACAGGGCAAAGCCTGGGGCCTATTCCATGCGGAATCCGGCGCGTTCCCGTTCAGCGGCTGGCTGAAGGAATACATGGAAGGTGGCAAAGACTTCACCGCGTTCAGCAAGGTGGCGGTCGAGCATCTGCAGAAGCTGATGGAAGAGTCGAACCTCTCGGTCGGTGGTCACGTGCTGTTCGCCCACTACCAACAAGGCATGACCGATTACCTGGCCATCGCCCTGCTGCATCACAGCGAAGGCGTGGCGGTGACCGATGAGCTGGATGTGACCCCGTCGCGCCACCTCGATCTCGGCCAGCTGCACCTGGCGGCACGGATCAACGTTTCCGAGTGGCAGAACAACAAGCAGTCCAAGCAGTACATTTCGTTCATCAAGGGCAAGAACGGCAAGAAGGTTTCGGAGTATTTCCGCGACTTCATCGGCTGCCAGGAAGGCGTCGACGGCCCGGGCGAGACCCGCACCCTGCTTAAGGCTTTCAGCGACTTCGTCGAAAGCGAAGACCTGCCGGAAGAATCCGCCCGCGAGAAAACCAAGACCCTGGTGGATTACGCCAGCAGCCAGGCCAAACTCGGCGAGCCGATGGGCCTGGAAGAGCTCTCGGAGCTGATCGACGAGGAGCGCCCGAAAGCCTTCTACGATCACATCCGCAACAAGGACTACGGCTTGTCGCCAGAGATTCCGGCGGATAAACGCACGCTCAACCAGTTCCGTCGCTTCACCGGCCGCGCCGAAGGCCTGTCGATCAGCTTCGAAGCGCATCTGCTGGGCTCGAAAATCGAGTACGACGAAGAGGCTGGCACCCTGGTGATCAAAGGCCTGCCGACCTCGCTCACCGATCAGCTGAAGCGGCGCAACTGA
- a CDS encoding glutaredoxin family protein, whose amino-acid sequence MLGNVLKKVALVLLVVVVYQNWGKIERVFNPSQMVAEQTRAQANVVLYATDWCGYCKQTKRFLDSKGIPFKEFDIEKDAEARKAYEALGGRGIPLIDVNGTLIRGFDPDEILAALK is encoded by the coding sequence ATGCTCGGCAATGTGCTGAAGAAAGTCGCGCTGGTTCTGCTGGTGGTCGTGGTCTATCAGAATTGGGGCAAGATCGAGCGGGTGTTCAATCCGTCGCAGATGGTCGCAGAACAGACGCGGGCGCAGGCCAATGTCGTGCTCTATGCCACCGACTGGTGCGGCTACTGCAAGCAGACCAAGCGTTTTCTCGACAGCAAGGGGATTCCTTTCAAGGAGTTCGATATCGAGAAGGATGCCGAAGCGCGCAAGGCGTATGAAGCGCTGGGTGGACGCGGGATCCCGTTGATCGACGTCAACGGCACGTTGATTCGCGGATTTGATCCGGACGAAATCCTCGCAGCCCTCAAGTAA